CCTGCTCGACTACGTCATCGAGAACATCACCCGCGAGGTGGACGAGGAGGACGTCGAGGAGGGCCTCGACGTGCCCGTCGTCGTCACCGGCGGCACCTCCAGCCCGAACGGCTTCGAGGACCTGTTCGCGGACCACCTCGCGGACGCGAACATCCCGTTCTCGATCAGCGGCGTGCGCTCCGCCGACGAGCCGATGTACAGCGTCGCCAGCGGCGCGCTGGTCGCCGCGCGCTCCGAGGAGGGCGAGAGCGGCGGCGACTCCGGCGGAGCCGACGAGCCGGCGGCCGAGGAGGCCGCCCCCGAGTCCGAGGACTGACGCGACGAGCGGCCGCGTTCCCCCGCTCCCACTCGCTTTTTCTGAACCCCCCGGACCGGTGCGCCGGATCCCGGGAATGCGCCGAAGGATAAAACGGGCACCCTCCGTAGCGATCGGTATGTCCGACGCCGCCGGCGCCGACGGGAGCCGCCGCCTGCGGGTCGACCTCGACGTCGACCCGGCCGCCGACGGCGGCTGTCCGATCGTCACCGAGGCCGACGAGGCCGCCGACGTGGCGGTCAACGCGGCCGGCGAGGAGTGCGTCGTCGACGTGACGACCCCCGACGGGGAGGTGCGCCGCGGGACCGGCGAGGTCGACGAGGACTGCCTCTGTCACGCGTTCGGCCGACTCGGCTGCGCGCCCCACTTCCGACGCGTCGAGGACGGGACGATACTCGTGACGGCGTACGTCGACGACCGGGCCGCCGTCCGCGGTCTGGTCGAGGAGCTTCGCGGGGTCGTCGACCGGGTGCGGCTCGTCCGGCTCGCGGTCGTCAAGGGACCGAACGCGACCGAGCAGGTCACGTTCGACCTCTCCGCGCTGACCCCGAAACAGCGCCGCGGCCTCGAGCTCGCGGTCGTCCGCGGCTACTTCGACGACGACCGCGACGTGCGCCTGAGCGACCTGGCCGACGAGCTAGACATCAGCAAGTCCGCGCTCTCCCAGCGGCTCCGCACCGCACAGGCGAAGCTGGTGACGGACATCTTCGACGACGCCGAGCGGTGACCGTGAGTCCCCTTGAAGCGATACACAGGTAAAGCGGGAGGCAGAGGGGGCGCCGGGCGCTTGCCTCGCGCATGAGCGACGAAGACCGGCCGGTCCCCGAACCGGTGCGAGACGACGTCACCGTCGAACTCGTGCGCGACGCGATCGGCGTCGCCCGCGGGGAGGTGCCCGCGGAGCGCTTCTCCGCGAAGTACGGGACTGGCGGGGAGTCCGGGACGCCGGGCGGGGATCCCGGGACGCCGGACCGGGAGTCCGAGGGGAAGGACGGGGATCGGGAGTGATCC
The sequence above is a segment of the Halorubrum sp. 2020YC2 genome. Coding sequences within it:
- a CDS encoding helix-turn-helix domain-containing protein — translated: MSDAAGADGSRRLRVDLDVDPAADGGCPIVTEADEAADVAVNAAGEECVVDVTTPDGEVRRGTGEVDEDCLCHAFGRLGCAPHFRRVEDGTILVTAYVDDRAAVRGLVEELRGVVDRVRLVRLAVVKGPNATEQVTFDLSALTPKQRRGLELAVVRGYFDDDRDVRLSDLADELDISKSALSQRLRTAQAKLVTDIFDDAER